Proteins from a single region of Nerophis ophidion isolate RoL-2023_Sa linkage group LG08, RoL_Noph_v1.0, whole genome shotgun sequence:
- the LOC133558299 gene encoding choline O-acetyltransferase-like translates to MPLLERNTTGDPKGLPKVPVPPLKQTLDTYLRCVRHLVKAEQFDKTKALVEKFGAAGGAGEVLQKKLLERREKTENWVYDYWLEDMYLNNRLALPVNSSPVMVFPKQTFKDRKDALRYGAGLIRGVLEYKALIDTRALPVEFARGQLAGTPLCMEQYGRLFTSYRYPGLKTDTLKVQMNAASSASEHVIVACKNQFFVLDVVANSKPLTEEELLSQLEKITSMAGKEKERSPPFGILTSDGRTEWAQARDILTKDQTNRDSLGLIESCLCVLCLDEASGMKPSDTNRALLMLHGGGREKNGANRWYDKSMQFVVGMDGICGVVCDHSPFEGVVLVQCSEYLTKYVAGTPSEAGKQASVRKLPAPRRLLWKCNPQIQGLFGASGERLQRLVNNLDMEVFKFKDYGKEFIKKQKMSPDAFVQVALQLAFFKCNGRLVSTYESASIRRFRNGRVDNIRSATAEALAFVESMTDERTAYADSEKMKRLRDAINAQTNYTIAAITGMAIDNHLLGLLKTSKELNMECPEIFCDETYLTSNQFILSTSQVPTTVEMFCCYGPVVPNGYGACYNPRPDHIVFCVSSFWESTQTSSAVFAKALNEGLLEIQDLCNAAATELAQGTGKPHRSGT, encoded by the exons ATGCCGCTTCTGGAAAGAAACACCACCGGCGACCCAAAA gggttaCCCAAGGTCCCCGTGCCCCCTCTCAAGCAAACCCTGGACACCTACCTGAGGTGTGTGCGACACCTGGTGAAGGCGGAGCAGTTCGACAAAACCAAGGCCCTGGTGGAGAAGTTTGGCGCTGCGGGCGGCGCCGGGGAGGTCCTGCAGAAGAAGCTCCTGGAGAGGAGGGAGAAGACGGAGAACTGG GTGTACGACTACTGGCTGGAGGACATGTACCTGAACAACAGGTTGGCCCTCCCGGTCAACTCCAGTCCGGTCATGGTGTTCCCTAAGCAGACCTTCAAGGACCGCAAGGACGCCCTCAG ATATGGCGCTGGTCTCATCAGAGGCGTGCTGGAGTACAAGGCCCTCATTGATAC GCGAGCGCTCCCGGTGGAGTTCGCCCGAGGCCAGCTGGCCGGGACTCCTCTGTGCATGGAGCAGTACGGCCGCCTGTTCACCTCCTACCGCTACCCGGGCCTGAAAACAGACACGCTAAAGGTCCAGATGAACGCAGCCTCCTCGGCGTCGGAACACGTCATCGTGGCGTGCAAGAACCAG TTTTTCGTGTTGGATGTCGTGGCCAACAGCAAGCCGCTCACTGAGGAGGAGCTCTTATCCCAACTGGAGAAAATCACGTCAATGGCCGGAAAGGAGAAAGAAAGATCCCCTCCTTTCGGTATCCTGACGTCGGATGGGAGGACAGAGTGGGCGCAAGCCAGGGACATCCTGACAAAAG ATCAAACCAACAGGGACTCTTTGGGACTGATCGAGAGTTGCCTCTGTGTGCTTTGCCTGGATGAAGCCAGTGGGATGAAGCCCAGTGACACAAACCGAGCCCTGCTGATGCTTCACGGTGGCGGCCGGGAGAAAAATGGTGCAAATCGCTGGTACGACAAGTCCATGCAG TTTGTTGTAGGAATGGACGGGATATGCGGAGTGGTGTGCGACCATTCCCCGTTTGAGGGCGTTGTTCTGGTGCAATGCTCAGAATATCTGACTAAATACGT GGCTGGGACTCCATCAGAGGCCGGGAAACAGGCTAGCGTCAGAAAGCTTCCTGCTCCGAGAAGACTGCTATGGAAATGCAACCCGCAAATCCAGGGACTGTTCGGGGCATCGGGAGAGCGACTCCAGAG GCTGGTGAATAATCTGGACATGGAGGTTTTCAAATTCAAAGACTACGGCAAAGAATTCATCAAGAAGCAGAAAATGAGTCCGGACGCGTTTGTGCAAGTCGCCCTGCAGCTTgcatttttcaa GTGCAACGGGAGGCTGGTCTCCACGTACGAGAGCGCGTCCATCAGACGCTTCCGGAACGGCCGGGTGGATAACATTCGCTCGGCCACCGCCGAAGCCTTGGCCTTTGTCGAATCCATGACGGATGAGAGGACCGCGTACGCC GATTCGGAGAAAATGAAAAGACTGAGGGATGCCATCAATGCCCAGACCAACTACACCATTGCA GCTATAACAGGAATGGCAATAGACAATCACCTCCTTGGACTACTGAAGACTTCAAAGGAGCTCAACATGGAGTGTCCCGAGATCTTTTGCGACGAGACCTATCTGACCAGTAACCAGTTCATCCTTTCGACCAGTCAG GTGCCCACCACCGTGGAAATGTTCTGCTGCTACGGCCCGGTGGTGCCCAACGGCTACGGCGCCTGTTACAACCCGCGGCCCGACCACATCGTCTTCTGCGTGTCCAGTTTCTGGGAGAGCACGCAGACCAGCTCGGCGGTGTTCGCCAAAGCTCTGAACGAGGGCCTGCTGGAAATCCAGGATCTGTGCAACGCTGCTGCGACCGAGCTGGCGCAGGGAACCGGCAAGCCTCACCGATCAGGGACGTAA